AGTTCCTAAAAGGTTTAATCTTTCAGATTGAACAAAACGCTCTAAAGCCAAATCAACTACTTTTTTAACTTCTTCCTGCTTAATTGCTTTTCCGTATTGTTTTTCAACAAGGTCTTTAGGAACTTGCCCTTTTCTAAAACCTTTAACGGTAGCCAAAGGCATTTTTTCGTTAATTCTTTTTGCTACTTGACCTTTATAATCCATGTGAACAACTGTCATTACAATCGTTTCATTCACTGCATCTATTGCTACTCTTTTAATATCCATCTTCTTCTTTAATTTACATAATAAAATTGGGTCGCAAAATTATAAAATTTTTGCAACCCAACCAAGTTTTTAATCTATTGTATTTGAAGCTGTTTTAATGTGCTTCATTTGTTTTATTTATCGTCTCCCAGTATTTTATAGGTAATGGATTGCAGAATAGACAAAATAACACTAAAAATTAGCGCTGTCCAGAAGGAATCGACTGCAAAGCCTCCTACAATGTTTGTACATAATAAAATAATGATAGCATTGATTACCAGCAAAAACAAACCAAGTGTAATAAATGTAACAGGTAATGTCAACAGAACCAAAATAGGTTTTATAAAAAGATTTAATAATCCTAAAACCACGGCCACAATTACAGCAGTACCAAAACTAGCCACATGAACCCCAGTTAAAAGATTAGATA
The sequence above is drawn from the Flavobacterium sp. N2038 genome and encodes:
- a CDS encoding phage holin family protein, translating into MKLLLRLLVTAALVLLLSNLLTGVHVASFGTAVIVAVVLGLLNLFIKPILVLLTLPVTFITLGLFLLVINAIIILLCTNIVGGFAVDSFWTALIFSVILSILQSITYKILGDDK